From Candidatus Angelobacter sp.:
GACCTGGAGACCGTCCATCTTCGGCATGTTCAGGTCGGAAATGAGGAGAGAGAACGGTTCAGACTCCAGTAAAGCGATCGCCCGCGCGCCGGAAGTGGCGGTATGAATTTCCGGCTGGCTGGGTAACCGGGCCAGCATTTCCCGGTACAACTCCAATAAGTCCTGATCGTCATCAAGGAGGAGGATTTTATGGCCGGCGGACATAGCGTGTTCAACTGAACTTCCGAGACAATACAAACCGTTCACGTTGAAAATTGCAAGCAACTTACAATTATATCGACGGCAGAGCGAAGACCTGTCAAACTCACCAAATATTTTGCGATGTTCGACCGCCTAAAAAACCTGTTCAGAAGGCGCTTGGAAGAGGAACCGGTTTCCGAGCCGTTGGAAACCGCGTACCCGCCGCGTGAATTTCAGACGGGCTATACGCCCGGAGGACATTCCGCTCCACCGCCCGAAGCGCCTGAACCGCCCGCAGAGACTTTGCCTGAACCCGTTGCTGCGGCCCCCTCTCGCCCCGGACCGGCCACCGGTGATTCCATCAGAATTCTGCTCAAATCCGTGTTGCTCAAATTGCCTGATGCGCTCAAGTCCAAGGTGCGGCAACCACCCGCAGGTGCGGTTTACATTTCCATCCCTTTGCAAAAGGTGCTGGCTCAACTCCCTCAAGGTTCCGTCAAAATATCGTACGGCGAACTGCGGCTGGCAGCGCCGGCGGGAGTTTTCCTGGACATCAGCACCCAGGATCAGACGCCCGTCGAATTGCCTTTGCCCGAAATCGTCGCCCAACTCAAACCCGATCAGTTGCCTCGCCGGACCACGCAGAGAACAGTGGAAGTGCCCGAAGAAGTGAGCGGCATTTTTGGACCCAAGGGCGAACCGCTGACCGCAGTGCGCATGAGCACCGCGCCTGCCAAAGCCCCTTCCCCGGCTGCACCTGCGATCGCGCCGAAGTATATTCCAACTTCTGGTCCCGCGATGCCAGCCACGCAACCGTCGGTTCCGCTGAGGCCGTCCGCGCCATTGCCTCCGCCCCCCATCAAGCCAACTTCGCCGCTGCCGGCGCCTAGTGCCCTCAGGTCGCCGCTGGCGCCGACGCAAGCGCAACCTGCTGCGCCCGCGATCCGGCCCTCGCAACCGCTGCCGACAACATCGCCACCGAAGCCGGCGGCCGGACCTCCCGCGGCACCGTTACCTCAACCACCTGCGGCGCCGACCGGACCGCTGGCAGTGCCGTTGGCGCAAATTTCAGGCGGATGGCCGGATGCCATCAAGCAAACGCTGGCTGAGCCATCAAACGCCACGATCTCTTTTCCGGCTGATGAACTCGAACAGGCGTTGAAGCGCGGGAAAATACTCTTTGCGTGGAAACGGCTTCGTTTGATGATCAACCCGCCGCCGCTGCCGTCGGCAGCCCCGGGGTTGGATGACACGCAATTGGAATTGCCGCTTCCGGTTATCGCGCCGCTTTTCCTGGCCCACAAGAAACCGGCCGGACCGCAAAAGAGGTACACGATCACGGAGCATATCCCGGACGTTTTCACGGGCAAAGGTCTCGCCCCATCGCCTCAAGCTCAGGTGACACCGCCGGTGACGCCGGCCGCGGCGCCCGCCGCCCCAACACTTGCGCCGTCGATTGCCATGCCCGCTGCTCCTCCGCCGCGCGCTCCAGCGCCGCCGGCGCCCGCTCTCTCCGCCGAGGTTCCACAGGAAATCGGCGAAGTTTTCGGCCAGCCGGGCCGGAAGAATTGGACGCCGAGTGAAATC
This genomic window contains:
- a CDS encoding roadblock/LC7 domain-containing protein, whose amino-acid sequence is MFDRLKNLFRRRLEEEPVSEPLETAYPPREFQTGYTPGGHSAPPPEAPEPPAETLPEPVAAAPSRPGPATGDSIRILLKSVLLKLPDALKSKVRQPPAGAVYISIPLQKVLAQLPQGSVKISYGELRLAAPAGVFLDISTQDQTPVELPLPEIVAQLKPDQLPRRTTQRTVEVPEEVSGIFGPKGEPLTAVRMSTAPAKAPSPAAPAIAPKYIPTSGPAMPATQPSVPLRPSAPLPPPPIKPTSPLPAPSALRSPLAPTQAQPAAPAIRPSQPLPTTSPPKPAAGPPAAPLPQPPAAPTGPLAVPLAQISGGWPDAIKQTLAEPSNATISFPADELEQALKRGKILFAWKRLRLMINPPPLPSAAPGLDDTQLELPLPVIAPLFLAHKKPAGPQKRYTITEHIPDVFTGKGLAPSPQAQVTPPVTPAAAPAAPTLAPSIAMPAAPPPRAPAPPAPALSAEVPQEIGEVFGQPGRKNWTPSEIVQKTGALRGVAGALIAMQDGLLVAANLPPGLNGETIAAFLPQMFSRMLQYSKELKFGEANNLTIIVDEVPLKIFKAGGVFFTVLGRAGESLPEPHLGIVAAQLGPQNK